The nucleotide sequence CTTTTGGATATCTTCCGGTACTTCACTATTGTTAATCACAGGGTCCTTGTTTTTTTCCGTAAGATCGTCCCGGTATAGGGTGATGTCCAATTTCCCCACAGGAACTTGCAGTCCTTCAAGTTCAAAGAGCCTCTTGGCAATTCGATCCGCCAAGGGCACTCCCCGGGTTTTTATCCCCACAAGAACCAGGTCTTCAATCCCCTTGTTCTTTTCGATTATTTCATAGGAAATTCGAGTAATGGATCGTTTGATTGCATTTTCATCCAGAATATTTTTCAAGGAGTGTCCCCCCCTTTCTTTGATTTATTCCTCTTCACGGGTTTTATCCCTTCTCAGGCTTTCAATCACCTTTTGAAAATCCTCGGGCATGGGGGAATCGAACTCCATTTCCTCCCCGGTTCTTGGGTGAAGGAAGCCTAAGGTTTTAGCATGGAGCATCTGTCCCTCCAAGGAGAAATGGGCTTTCGTCGGTCCGTAAACCGGATCTCCCACTAAGGCATGACCGATATACTGTAGGTGCACTCGAATTTGATGGGTTCTTCCCGTTTCCAAACGGGCCTCAAGCAAGGTGTATTTTTCAAATCGTTCCAGAACCGTGATATGGGTTCTGGCAAATCTTCCCTCATCCCGAACCGCCATTTTCAACGGATTATTCGGGGACCGTCCCATGGGTGCATCGATCACCGCCTGCCCCTCTTCCATTACACCGTGGACCAATAGCCGGTAAACTCTTGTCACCTTCCGGTCCTTCAATTGATTTTGTAGGCTGCGATGAGCCTGGTCGGTCTTCGCTACCATTAACAGTCCCGAAGTATCTTTATCAATCCGGTGCACAATCCCCGGGCGAATGACCCCGTTAATGGAAGAGAGCTTTCCCTGACAATGATACAGCAAAGCATTCACCATGGTGCCTTCGTAATTCCCGGCACCGGGGTGGACAACCATTCCCTGGGGCTTGTTTACCACTAAAAGATCCCCATCTTCGTAGATTATCTCCAGGGGTATGTTTTCCCCTTTGATTTCCAAGGGTTTCGGTTCCGGAATTTCAATGCTTACTTCCTCCCCCTCCTTTAGAGGGCTCCGGTTTTTCCCCGGCTCGCCCTTAATCAGGGCCCGTTTTTCTTTAATCAATTTTTGCAGGTAGCTCCGGCTGTACTCCTCCAAATTTTCCGCTAAGAAGACATCCAGGCGCTTCCCCTCGTCTTCTGCATCAACAATGAATTCATGTCTTTCCATATTTACAGCCCCTTTTCTATGGCTTTTTCATAAAAGATGATTACCCCGATAGTAATAATGGTTCCCACAACAATGGCCATATCCGCCACATTCCATACGGGCCAAATCCTAAAATCTATAAAGTCGATTACGAAACCCAGGTAGATACGATCGATCAGATTGCCGATGGCTCCTACAAAAATCAGATTTAATCCGATTTTCAGTATCTTAATCTCCGGATCCATCTGCCGTAAATACCACAAAATAAACAGCAAGGTAGCGATGGTTACCACAATGAAAATCCACCGTTGATCCTGTAAAATTCCAAAGGCGGCCCCCCGGTTTTCCACATAGGTCAGGTGAAAAATATTTTCTATAACAGGGATGCTTCCAATCTCCCTAAGATAGTTGTATGCCCAGTATTTCGTCGCCATATCCATGGCTAATATAATGATAAACATCCCAATATTCAAAACAAAAACTCCCTTCCTGGGTCTAAAAGTTCTCTTCTCTAATAATGTCTTTTACTAACTCCTTTGAACGAAAAGCCGCCTTGGTCACAAAGGTTTTATAATTATCATTGGCGGATCCGTCGGCTTTATCCGACATGGTTCGGATGACCACAAAGGGAACCCGGTTCATATAACAGGCCTGGGCTATGCTTGCCCCTTCCATTTCCGTACACCGGGCCTTGAATTCCTTTTCCAGGCGATGCTTCATCTCCACACTGCTGACAAACGTATCCCCGGAAACAATTTTTCCCTTTTTAATGCCCTTTTCCCCGAATCGTCTCAGCCCTTTTTCATAAGCTTTTTTTACTAAGGCCGGTTCAGCGGAAAAAATCGAGGTGTCCATTCTCGGGATCTCTCCGGTTTTGTAACCGAATTTGCTGGCATCCACATCGTATTGCTGCAGTTCCGTGGATACCACGATGTCTAATATCTCTAAATCCTCCCCCAGGGCTCCCGCCACCCCGGTATTGATGATTTTTTCCACTTTAAATTCACTGATCAGGATCTGGGTGCATACCGCGGCATTCACTTTTCCGATCCCGCTTCTGACCAGAACAACGGATTTTTTCTCCAGGACCCCCTGATAAAAATGAAGGCCTGCAATCTCTTTTTCCAAGTGTACTTCCATCTCTTCCTGCAGGATATCCACTTCTTCATCCATAGCTCCAATTATTCCATATTGAATCATGATAATCAATCCCTCCCATAATTTATTTCAAAAAAAATCTCGCTCTCATTCCTCGGAGCGAGTTTCTTCATTAGTCAATTTCATCCTCCTGGTTAAAGTCTGCATCCAGTATGGTGCTTAATTGTGATTCCAACAGGGTCTTACATCGCACTTTGAATATATTCATCTGTTTTTTCGCTTCTTCATGCTGCTGTTCGATCTTTTCCTGATCCCGTTTTGCTTTTTCCACGATCAGCTTGGCATCATTCTCCGCCTTATCCAGGATCAGCTGCGCCTCCTTATTGGCATTTCGCTTCACTTCATCCGCGGTGTTTTGGGCCACGACCAAGGTGTTTTTCAGGGTTTCCTCTATGTTTTGGTATTTTTCCATTTCTTCCTTTACCCTTTGAATCTCTTCCTTCAGTTGACTGTTTTCACTGTAAAGGGTTTCAAAGTCCGTCAGAATTTCATTTAAGAATTCCTCCACTTCCCGTTCCTTATAACCTCGTACCCCTTTGCTGAACTCTTTTTTTTCAATATCCAATGGAGTGATCATTTTATGTACCTCCTTATTATAGCAACTTTTCCAACGTGATTTTAATCCTACCGGACTTGGTTTCCTTTCCCAGGGCCCGAAGCTTTATTCGGCCGAAGCCCTTTGCGGATATCTGGTCTCCCTCTTGCAGTTCCTGGGCCGTCTTTAGGGCAACCTGAAAGTTCACCTTCACATCCCCTTTTTTAATGAGACTTTGGGCATCCTTCCGGGAAAGCTTGCAACCCAGCCCCAAAACCGCATCCAATCTCAGGGAGGATACACTTCCTTGG is from Isachenkonia alkalipeptolytica and encodes:
- the pyrR gene encoding bifunctional pyr operon transcriptional regulator/uracil phosphoribosyltransferase PyrR — protein: MKNILDENAIKRSITRISYEIIEKNKGIEDLVLVGIKTRGVPLADRIAKRLFELEGLQVPVGKLDITLYRDDLTEKNKDPVINNSEVPEDIQKKIVILVDDVLYTGRTTRAALDAVTDIGRPQIIQLAVLIDRGHRELPIRADYVGKNVPTSKKEIVKVELAEVDGRDRVSIIK
- a CDS encoding RluA family pseudouridine synthase, which encodes MERHEFIVDAEDEGKRLDVFLAENLEEYSRSYLQKLIKEKRALIKGEPGKNRSPLKEGEEVSIEIPEPKPLEIKGENIPLEIIYEDGDLLVVNKPQGMVVHPGAGNYEGTMVNALLYHCQGKLSSINGVIRPGIVHRIDKDTSGLLMVAKTDQAHRSLQNQLKDRKVTRVYRLLVHGVMEEGQAVIDAPMGRSPNNPLKMAVRDEGRFARTHITVLERFEKYTLLEARLETGRTHQIRVHLQYIGHALVGDPVYGPTKAHFSLEGQMLHAKTLGFLHPRTGEEMEFDSPMPEDFQKVIESLRRDKTREEE
- the lspA gene encoding signal peptidase II — translated: MNIGMFIIILAMDMATKYWAYNYLREIGSIPVIENIFHLTYVENRGAAFGILQDQRWIFIVVTIATLLFILWYLRQMDPEIKILKIGLNLIFVGAIGNLIDRIYLGFVIDFIDFRIWPVWNVADMAIVVGTIITIGVIIFYEKAIEKGL
- a CDS encoding 5'-methylthioadenosine/adenosylhomocysteine nucleosidase, translating into MIQYGIIGAMDEEVDILQEEMEVHLEKEIAGLHFYQGVLEKKSVVLVRSGIGKVNAAVCTQILISEFKVEKIINTGVAGALGEDLEILDIVVSTELQQYDVDASKFGYKTGEIPRMDTSIFSAEPALVKKAYEKGLRRFGEKGIKKGKIVSGDTFVSSVEMKHRLEKEFKARCTEMEGASIAQACYMNRVPFVVIRTMSDKADGSANDNYKTFVTKAAFRSKELVKDIIREENF
- a CDS encoding DivIVA domain-containing protein — protein: MITPLDIEKKEFSKGVRGYKEREVEEFLNEILTDFETLYSENSQLKEEIQRVKEEMEKYQNIEETLKNTLVVAQNTADEVKRNANKEAQLILDKAENDAKLIVEKAKRDQEKIEQQHEEAKKQMNIFKVRCKTLLESQLSTILDADFNQEDEID